Part of the Methanobacterium bryantii genome, TCGGAAAGCCCTAAATTTTTCAGGGCTTTTATTGTATTTTTATTTACAGTCAATTTATGTCACATCCCTCTAATGTTGTTTCACTTTATACTATCTTAGTGACAATAAGTATATAAATTTATTTTGTTTTATTTATTTTAGGTAATCTATTGAGTTGAAAATTCCGGGATTTGAAAATACTGAACTAGATTCTTTACATCTCAAAAGATATGGGGGAGCTATGATGGAAAATGAAGGCTTTGGCACTATGCTTGCTAACGTCATTAAAAACGGATTTAAAAGGAAAGTTCCAATTGGAATGGCAGTATTTGGGCCGATTATTATCATGATGGTACTGGGATATATGGTAACGATAGCGGGTACTGCAGATACTGTAAATATTGGAGTTGTAAATCATGATCAGGGCATGGCAAATGTAAATATTGCCTCAAATATAATTGAAGAGCTTGAAGGGCAGGATAATGTTAATGTGACTTCCATTAATCAAAATGAGATAAGCAGTGATTTTAAAGATAAGTCTATTGACGCAGCTATAGTTTTCCCTGAAAATTTCACCAGGGATCTGGCTATGAAAAAGATTCCTGAAGTGCTGCTGCAGGTTGAAGGCACTGATCAGGTAAAAAGTGCACTTGTTAACCGTGCTTTCCTTAATTCTACAATGGCAGTGGCTGCAGAAAGTGGTAATACAGTAATGCCCTTAAAAATTAGCAATGAAAGTTTCTATGGGGAAGGTTTGAGCTTTACCAATCTTTTCATATACCACATAATGGCTCTTGTTACTCTGTTGATTTCAACAATCATCGGATTATTTGCAGTATTGAGGGATAAAAATAGTAGTAAATCTAATAAAATATTTTTATCTCCAGTTAAGGCTGTTGCAGCTTATATAGTGGGGCTCAGCATATTTGCGTTTATTACGGCTTTAATGGTGTTAGCTTACGTTATTTATGTTATGGGCATCACCATTGTTGGGGATATGGGCAGCACTGTACTTGTAATGCTGTTGATTGCTCTGGCAGGAGTTTCTTTAGGTATTCTTGCAGCTGCAGTTACACGAACTGAAAAACAAGCTCTTGGTTTATTTGGTTTAATTATTATTCTGCAGGTTTTATTTGGAGGTTTATTCATAGCAGTTGCTAGATTCGACTATTATATCCAGCTGATGTCATATTGTCTTCCATTAACCTACGGTCTGGATGCTATGCAGGGTATTGTAATTAAAGGCTTTGGTCTGGGTGATGTAGGAACAGATCTGCTCGCTATATTTGCTATACTTATTGCTGCTTTAGTTTTATCAGTAATTGGTTTAAAAATAGGACAAAATGGGAGTACAATTAAAGATACGGAAGATAAGGAAAAACAAATCATTTAATGATTTATTTTTTCTCTTTTTTATTTTTGAAGGCATTGAAGTTAAGACATTCTAGTAATGTCAATAATGTATATTTTTAAAATCAAAGAATTAGATGATAAAAAGATTAATATGATGCAGCTGTTTGAATTAAATAAAGATATCTCTCTTATCGGCACTGACACATGGAATCACCCCGAGGATATTCATTGCAGTATGGATGATCTGGATCGAGGCAACCTCACTGAAACTCTACTTGCTAATTAAATAATCTTTATTTGATTTTAGAAAGTATTAAACGTGATTATTTTTAGATTATATTAATATTAACTTAGGAATGATTAAAATGAAACAATGGTACGAAGAACTATTTACAAACTATGCTGATAAATATGAAAAGGAGATTTACACCCAGGGAACCCTTGGAGAAGTGGATTTCATCGAAAAAGAGATAAATTATGATAAAAACTGTAAAATCCTTGATATTGGGTGTGGAACCGGCAGGCATGATATAGAGCTTGCAAAAAGGGGTTACAATGTCACAGGAATCGATCTTTCAGAATCTATGTTGGCCAAAGCAAGAGAAAAAGCCCAGAAAGCTGCTGTAAACTTGAATCTTCGCTTAGCAGATGCCAGAAAACTGAATTTTAAAGAGGAGTTTGATCTGGTAATTATGCTTTGTGAAGGGGCATTTTCTTTAATGGAAACCGATGAGATGAACTTTGAAATTTTAAAGAACGCTGCTAATGCATTAAAAGAGAATGGAAAATTGATATTTACAACCCTAAATGGTCTTTATCCTCTATTTCATTC contains:
- a CDS encoding class I SAM-dependent methyltransferase encodes the protein MKQWYEELFTNYADKYEKEIYTQGTLGEVDFIEKEINYDKNCKILDIGCGTGRHDIELAKRGYNVTGIDLSESMLAKAREKAQKAAVNLNLRLADARKLNFKEEFDLVIMLCEGAFSLMETDEMNFEILKNAANALKENGKLIFTTLNGLYPLFHSVKDFINSNAVEGMSEGNSFDLMTFRDISTFEVEDDDGNPMVLNCNERYYVPSEITWLLKSLNFSKIDILGSKIGNYSREDVLTTEDYEMLVVAEL
- a CDS encoding ABC transporter permease, which produces MMENEGFGTMLANVIKNGFKRKVPIGMAVFGPIIIMMVLGYMVTIAGTADTVNIGVVNHDQGMANVNIASNIIEELEGQDNVNVTSINQNEISSDFKDKSIDAAIVFPENFTRDLAMKKIPEVLLQVEGTDQVKSALVNRAFLNSTMAVAAESGNTVMPLKISNESFYGEGLSFTNLFIYHIMALVTLLISTIIGLFAVLRDKNSSKSNKIFLSPVKAVAAYIVGLSIFAFITALMVLAYVIYVMGITIVGDMGSTVLVMLLIALAGVSLGILAAAVTRTEKQALGLFGLIIILQVLFGGLFIAVARFDYYIQLMSYCLPLTYGLDAMQGIVIKGFGLGDVGTDLLAIFAILIAALVLSVIGLKIGQNGSTIKDTEDKEKQII